The genomic segment ACGATCTTGATGATCCACGGCAGTGGACCGGCGGAATAGGTGGACTGGGCGCGGGTGACTGCCTGCTCGCGCTCTGCCCCGGACAGGGTGGTCTGTGGAGTGCTCATGGCCCTTCGTCTGTTCGTGACGGCTACTGGTCTGCAGGGAGAGTTCACTGGCCCCGGGGACGCGCGCGGCGTCCCCGGGGCCAGTGCCCTGGGATCAGGACTTCTTGATCTTGGCGTCCAGGGTGTCCACCATGGCCTGCCAGGTCTTCGCCGGATCCTTGGCCTTCTGGCCGATGATCTGGGCCTGGGCGGTGCCCCAGTCCGTCCACACGCCGCTCATGGCGGGGATGTTCGGCATCGGGACGCCCTTCGCGCTGACCTCACCGAAGGAGGCGACATCGGCATCGGCCTTGGCGGCCTCGTAGGCGGCCTTGTTGGCGGGGGCCCGCAGGCCGGCCTTGTAGAGCTCGGTCTGCACCTCCACGGAACCGATGTACTCGACGAGGAACTTGTTGACGGCCACCGAGTTCTGGGTCTTGGCGGACATCACGAAGCCCTGCACGGTGACGAAGGCCTGGGCCTCCTGGTCCCCGGCCTTGGGCAGCGCGTCGACGGCGTACTTGATGCCGGCCTTCTTGGCATCGGCCAGGTTCCACGGGCCGGTGATGAAGTAGGGGGCCTTGCCGGCGAAGAACTGCGCCTTGGCGATGTCCTGGGTCATGTTGAGGTTGAGGATCCCGGCCTTGCCCTGGTCGGCGAGCCAGGTGGCGAACTTGGCGCCCTTGTCCCCGCCCATGGCCAGCTTCGACGCGTCGAAGCCCTTGTCGCCCAGCTCGAAGATCGGGGCGCCGAAGGAGGTCTGGAAGGGGTACAGGTGGAAGGGGTCGGAGGTCTTGGCGTCCAGGCCCAGCAGGAAGGGGTACTTGGCCTTGCCACCGGCGACGACCTTCTTGCCGGCCTCGATCATGGCGTCGAAGGTGTCCGGTGTCTTGTCCGGAGCCAGGGCGGTGTTGCGCAGGATGGCGATCGACTCGGTGGAGTAGGGCAGGCCGTAGACCTGACCGTCATAGGTGAAGGCCTGGACGGCAACGTCCTCGAAGAGGCTCGCGTCGCCCAGCTCGATGGGGGAGACGACACCGTTCTGCACCAGGCGGCCGGTGGCGTCGTGCGGCATGATCGACGCGTCGGGACCCTTGCCGGTGGGGACCTGGGTGACGAAGTCATCGGCCAGCTTGCCGAAATCCTTGACGACCAGCTTCACCGTGACGCCGGTGTCGGTCTTGAACTTGGCGGCCACGGGCTTCAGGACGGGCTCGCGGTTGGAGTCGGTCCAGACCGTGATGGTACCGGCGTCAGCGGCGGCGGAACCGCCGGCCGAGGCGGTGGCGGCGGGAGTGCTGCTGCTGGTGGACTCGCCGCCGCAGGCGGTGAGGGCGGTGGCGCCGACGGCCAGCCCGGCCAGGCCGATGAATCCGCGGCGGCCAATGGTGGAACTCATGGTGGGTGTGCCTTTCTCGTGTCCCTTCGCGCCGGGCAACCGTTGTCCGGCCGGGTGGGAACACCGACATGGTGAGGCATCGGACGCTGCGACGCGTGCGATGTTTCACCATGTTCCCACTAGTTGTTGAAGGAGCAAGTGGTCGGGGTGGGAATGGACCTGTGGATCAGCTGAATCCACGTCGATCGTCCGAGGGGTGGTCCAAGCACGGTCACTCCGCGGGATTCGGGCAACTTAGGCAAGGCTTTCTTGAAAGACCCCAGTCAATTAGGTAAGCATGGCGTTGTGAAATCGGACGAGACGACAGCGAAGGTGGCACAGCCGGGCCTCGTCGAGCCCGACGAGGACGCTTCCACCCGGGAACGCGTGGCCCGCTCCATCCTCGAGCACGGTGCCAGCACGGCTGCCGAGCTGGGGGAGCGGCTCAACCTGACGCCGGCGGCCATCCGCCGCCACCTCGGCGTGCTGGTGGAGCAAGGGCACATCGAGGGCCGGGAACAGCGGGTCTACGGATCGCGCGGCCGGGGGCGTCCGGCCAA from the Luteococcus japonicus genome contains:
- a CDS encoding sugar ABC transporter substrate-binding protein, producing the protein MSSTIGRRGFIGLAGLAVGATALTACGGESTSSSTPAATASAGGSAAADAGTITVWTDSNREPVLKPVAAKFKTDTGVTVKLVVKDFGKLADDFVTQVPTGKGPDASIMPHDATGRLVQNGVVSPIELGDASLFEDVAVQAFTYDGQVYGLPYSTESIAILRNTALAPDKTPDTFDAMIEAGKKVVAGGKAKYPFLLGLDAKTSDPFHLYPFQTSFGAPIFELGDKGFDASKLAMGGDKGAKFATWLADQGKAGILNLNMTQDIAKAQFFAGKAPYFITGPWNLADAKKAGIKYAVDALPKAGDQEAQAFVTVQGFVMSAKTQNSVAVNKFLVEYIGSVEVQTELYKAGLRAPANKAAYEAAKADADVASFGEVSAKGVPMPNIPAMSGVWTDWGTAQAQIIGQKAKDPAKTWQAMVDTLDAKIKKS